The stretch of DNA CATTTCAGCCAAACGCTGGGCCAAGGTTGCGCCTACGTTTCCAGCCCCAATCACACTCATTTTTTTACGCATGAATCCTCCCTTGTTTACCCCGCCCAACCAAAACTCAAGAACCTCTTAAAGGTCCTCGAAAATGGCCTCTCTATTTATGGGGGAATTAAATTCTAACCAGTTCTGTCTGAATTGACAAGCCTTATCCCCGATGATCACTTGCCCTATCCGGGAGCTGTCTTATTCGTTAATGGAAGGGCGTCGGTAATGGCCGCGGGTGTACCGTTCTGCGGCGGACATGGACGCGGCGGTTCCCATCCGAATGAGGGACTCCGCCGCTTCGTTGCGAAGGTCGGGGTCTTTACTTTCCTCTAAAAAAAAAACGAATTGGGGGATGGAGGGTTCGGCCACACCTCCCATGTTCCCCAAAGCACGCAGGGTCCCCAAAAGGATCTCTTTGTCTTTCGACACCAAAAGAGACGCCACCGTTTTATAAACCGCATCGTCCTTTTGACCCAATTGCCCCAAAACGACTGAGGCTTTCAAGCGGAGCGTCCGTTGGGAATCTTTGAATAGGGTAATGAGAGCGTCCACCACATCCGGTCGGGGAAGACCGATTTCGCCCAGCCCATCCACAGCCCGTTGACGAAGGTCCACATCCTTTTCTTTCAAAGCTTTCAGAAATACGGGAACTCCGATCTTTCCCATATGGGTAATGCGCATGGCCGCTTCGCCCCGGATAAACTCGTCTGAGCTCAGGAGGGAAGGGAGAAGAGTCCCGGCCACCTGAGCGTGAACGGCCTCGTTCATGAGCCCCAGCGCCGCGGACGCCCCTTTCCGGGCCATGGCGTTGGTGGATTTAAGCGCCTCAAGCAGGGAGGGCACCGCGGGTTCCCCGATGGCACCGAGAGCCAACACCGCTTTTTCGGACACACAAAAGTCCCGATCTCGCAAGGCTTCCACGAGGGCCGGAACGGCAATTTCCGCGCTGGCCCCCATGGGAATGAGCGCGGAGGCGGCCCGGCACCGAACCCAGCTGTCCGTGTCGGAAAGGAGCCCGCTCAACGCGTGTGCCCCAGGAACACCCAAAGCAACGAAAGCACGTTCGGCGGAGCGATGGACCGGTTCTTGTCGATTTCTGAAATTTTCCACCAAGAGGGGGACCGCCACCACCCCATCGGCCCCATAAGAAGGAAGGTGCCCCATCGCTCGCACACGAACCGCGGGGTCCGAGTGGCGCATTTGTTTTACCAGAACCGGGAGGGTCGGGCGACCTGTCGAGCAAGCGGAGATCAAGAAGACCAAGATAATCCCAGAGAAATAGTTTGGAAAACCCATGGCGTTATCCTACCATTTTGTTTTCCTTTTCCCATCCCCATGACAAAAACACTGTTTCCATCGAACGGGCTTTCCTCCGCTGAAGCGGCCCAGCGTTTTTTACGAAACGGGCCGAACGAAACCCATGACACCACGGGCCGAACCTTTTGGCGCTTGGCCTTAGAGGTTTTGCGGGAACCCATGTTCCTCCTCCTTTTCGCCTGTGGCGTTCTCTATTGGGTCCTGGGGGACCAACAAGAAGCCCTGATTCTTCTGGGCTTCGTCTTTTTTATCATGACGATCACGATCACCCAAGATTGGAAAACGGAAAGGGCCCTGACGGCCCTTCGGGATTTATCCAGTCCCCGGGCCGTGGTGGTTCGGGACGGGATCCAACACCGCATTCCGGGCCGCGAAGTCGTGGTGGGGGACCTCTTGATCCTCTCGGAAGGAGACCGCGTGGCGGCGGACGCCCGCGTGGTGAGCGCCAGCCATCTCGCGGTGGACGAGTCCCTTTTAACCGGAGAATCGGTCCCCGTGTCCAAACGGCCCGATGACGAAAGCGTTTCTTTCGTGTACGCCAGCACGCTCATTGTGCAAGGGCAGGGCATGGCGCACGTGTCCGCCACCGGGTCCAGCACGGAAGTGGGGAAAATCGGTGTGGCGCTTCAATCGCTTCCCGCGGAACCCACCCCTCTTCAAAAAGAAACCCATGCCCTTGTGGCGCGGCTGGCCGTAGGTGCCCTCATCCTGTCGGCCGCGGTGGTGGTGGTTTATGGAATCACCCGGGGGGATTGGCTGAACGGTCTTCTCGCCGGGTTGACCCTCGCGATGGCGATCCTGCCCAACGAGTTCCCGCTGGTCTTGATTCTCTTCCTCTCCCTTGGAGCGTGGCGACTTTCGAGAAAAAACGTGCTCACGCGTCGCATGGGTGCGGTGGAAACCCTCGGGGCGGCCACCGTTCTGTGCGTGGACAAAACCGGAACGCTGACCCAGAACCGCATGAGCCTTCACACCCTCCACTCGGCGGGAGAAACCCATCGAATGGATCAGGGAACGATTCCCCCTCACCTTCACGCGCTCATCGAGACGAGCCTGAGGGCGAGCCAACCCAACCCGGTGGACCCCATGGAAAAAGCCCTTTTTCTCCTGGCCCCGCCGCGAACAAACGATTCCCCCCACGGGCGCCCCGATTGGGTCCGGGTCCACGAGTATCCCCTCTCCCGCGGTCTCCAGGCCATGTCAAACCTTTGGACCCAATCGGGATCCCCCCTCGCCTTCGCCGCTGCCAAGGGAGCTCCGGAAGCGATCTTTGACCTGTGCCATTTAACGGAAGACGAACGTCATCCCTTGCTCAAGGTTCTCAAATCTCTCACCGGGGAAGGGTTGCGTGTTCTGGGCGTCGCCCAAGCGGAACCGCCGGCGGAATCCCGCCCCACGAACCAACACGATTTCGATTTCCAATTTATGGGCTTGCTTGGCTTTTCCGACCCGGTGCGTCCGGGTGTTCCCCAGGCGGTCGCTGACGCACAAAAAGCGGGTCTCCGTGTGGTGATGATCACGGGGGACCATCCGGGCACAGCCCTTCAAGTCGCTCGGGAAATTGGCTTGGCCGATGCGGGGGCGGTTGTCACGGGTTCTGAATTAGCCCCTTTATCGGAAAAAGATCTGCGGTCCCTTGTCCGAACCGTTTCCGTGTTTGCCCGGGTGGTGCCGGAACAAAAACTTCGCCTCGTTCAAGCGTTAAAAGCCAACGGAGAGATCGTGGTTATGACCGGCGATGGGGTGAACGATGCCCCCGCGCTTAAAGCGGCCCACATTGGGATTGCCATGGGCGAACGTGGCACGGACGTGGCACGGGAAGCCGCCGACCTCGTTCTGTTGGACGACAACTTTGCGTCCCTGGTCGCCGGGGTCCGCCTGGGCCGGCGCGTTTTCGATAACTTAAAGAAAGGGTTGGCCTACATCCTCGCCGTGCACATTCCCATCGCGGGGATGACCCTGATCCCCGTGGCGTTAAAATGGCCCCTTATTCTGCTCCCGGTCCATATCGCTTTTCTTCACCTCATCATTGACCCCGCCGGTTCCGTCGTGTTCGAATCCGAAAGGGAAGAGAACGCCATCATGTCCCGACCTCCTCGAAAATCCACCGAACCTCTTTTTTCCCGCTCGCTCTGGATCACCTGTCTTCTTCAAGGGGGTATTGTTTTGGTCGTTGTCATGACGCTTTACGCCGTGGCACTCTATCGGGGCCGACCCGTTGACGAGGCCCGGGCCATCACCTTCACCGCCCTCATCGTGGCAAACCTCGGGCTGATTTTCGCCAACCGATCGTGGACACGGGCCGGTTGGGGAAAAGGGTTGTTTCGCAACGCGTCCCTGTGGTGGGTGACCCTCGGGGCGGCACTCTTTTTGGCTCTGGTGTTAGCGATCCCTGCTTTAAGGACCCTGTTCCATTTTTCAAAACTCAACTCCCGCGACCTCTTCGTGTGCGTGCTGGCGGGGACCGCCAGCGTGGCCTGGCCAGAGATATTTAAAAAGAAAAAGGGGCATTTATGAAAATGACCGATTCCCTGCGCGTTGGCGTTTCGTCCTGTCTCCTGGGGCAAAAAGTTCGTTACGATGGGGGCCACAAGAGAGACAGTTTTATCGCGGATCAGTTGGCCCGGTTTGTGGAGTTTGTTCCCGTTTGTCCGGAACTGGAAATCGGCTTAGGGTCCCCCCGGGATTCCATCCATTTGACCCAAACCCAAGGGAAGATTCGGTTGGTCAATCCGAAAACCCATCAAGATCTGACGGACACCATGTCCCGGTGGTCCGCCGATCGACTCTCCCAATTGGAAAAGCAATCTTTGTCTGGCTTTATCTTAAAAAAGGATTCCCCCAGTTGTGGGATGCAACGGGTTCGCGTCCACCAGGAAGGGAAACCTCCCACCAAAGACGGTGTTGGTCTTTTCGCTCAACGTCTTCTGGAACGATGGCCGCTCCTGCCCGTGGAAGAAGAAGGTCGCCTGAACGATGCTCGGTTGAGGGAGAATTTCATCGAACGCGTGTTCGCCTATCACCGGATGGTCCATTTCTTTGGGAAACCCTGGACGACGGGAGATCTCGTTCGGTTTCATACGGCCGAAAAACTTCTCCTGATGGCCCACGAACCCGCGGGATACCAAGAGTTGGGCCGGTGGGTGGCGCAAGCGAAAGGGGTTTCCCCCACCCGCTTTTTCCAAGACTATGGCTCACGGTTTATGGCGGCCCTGGGACATCTCGCCACCACGCGCCGTCACGTGAACGTCCTCAACCACGCCGCGGGATATTTCCGGGGCCACGCCAGCCCGGAAGAACGACGGGAACTCCAGTCAGTCATTGGGGATTATCAACGGGAACTTGTGCCCCTGGTCGCCCCCCTGGTGCTGCTCCGAAGCTTCGTGCGCACCAAGGGCATTTCCTACTTAGAGGGGCAAACCTATCTTTATCCCCACCCCAAAGAAATGATGCTCCGCAACCATGTTTAATTCTTCCCACCAGCACCCCGAAGCGAAAGCCTGGGCCGCTTTAAGCCAGACCCTGGGCAAGGACATTCTCTTGACGCAAGCGAGTGGCGGGAACACGTCCGTTAAACTTGACGATCAAAAAATGTTGGTGAAGGCGTCGGGGTTACGGCTGGGGGAAGTGACTCAAGAAAAAGGCTGGGTCGGCGCCGATTTCAAAAGAATTCGGCAGGGGGTTCCGGAACTCCGCAACGAAATCGGAACAGAAGCCCAGTCCAAGGCCTACCAAAGGCTCCTGGCTTCCTCAACAGACACATCCGGTCTTCCGATATCGCTGGAGGCAGGACTTCACGCGCTCATGCCTGATCGCTGGGTGGCCCATGTCCATAGCGTGGCCGGCCAACTGCTGGGCCTGATGCCGGTGGAAGAGGCGCGGAAATGGGTCGCGGAAAATTCAGGGGGCACCGTTTCTCTGCACCATGTTGCCCCCGCCGTTCCGGGCCACGATCTATGTGTAAAGGTGGCCGAAGGGATCGCCAACGATCCTCCTCCCACCCAAGGAAACGGTATCCCTCTCTGGATTCTTCAAAACCATGGGGTGGCTTGGGGCGCGACCACAGATAAAAACATCTTAGCGGCTTCAGAAAAATTCGAGGGCCCCCTCCGGGAACGGTTCGGTTTCCACCGTTTTTCCCCACCCCGGATTGAACCGCTCGACCCCAACCGCCATCCCGGACCGGAAGGAAAAATCTGGTACCGCGCCCATCTTTCCGAATGGCCCATCTGTCACTTCGACACCACCCCGGTCTTAACCGATTTTGTCGGACATTTCGATCTCTGGTCCGACGCCCCGCCCGATTTTATTCAGACCGATGACCACACCGCGAACATCCTCGCCCAATCCCCCCGCGAAATGGAAGGCCACGCCCAAGTCTTCTACGCCCACGCCCTGGTCT from Elusimicrobiota bacterium encodes:
- a CDS encoding DUF1722 domain-containing protein, which translates into the protein MTDSLRVGVSSCLLGQKVRYDGGHKRDSFIADQLARFVEFVPVCPELEIGLGSPRDSIHLTQTQGKIRLVNPKTHQDLTDTMSRWSADRLSQLEKQSLSGFILKKDSPSCGMQRVRVHQEGKPPTKDGVGLFAQRLLERWPLLPVEEEGRLNDARLRENFIERVFAYHRMVHFFGKPWTTGDLVRFHTAEKLLLMAHEPAGYQELGRWVAQAKGVSPTRFFQDYGSRFMAALGHLATTRRHVNVLNHAAGYFRGHASPEERRELQSVIGDYQRELVPLVAPLVLLRSFVRTKGISYLEGQTYLYPHPKEMMLRNHV
- a CDS encoding class II aldolase/adducin family protein, producing the protein MFNSSHQHPEAKAWAALSQTLGKDILLTQASGGNTSVKLDDQKMLVKASGLRLGEVTQEKGWVGADFKRIRQGVPELRNEIGTEAQSKAYQRLLASSTDTSGLPISLEAGLHALMPDRWVAHVHSVAGQLLGLMPVEEARKWVAENSGGTVSLHHVAPAVPGHDLCVKVAEGIANDPPPTQGNGIPLWILQNHGVAWGATTDKNILAASEKFEGPLRERFGFHRFSPPRIEPLDPNRHPGPEGKIWYRAHLSEWPICHFDTTPVLTDFVGHFDLWSDAPPDFIQTDDHTANILAQSPREMEGHAQVFYAHALVSTLARQEGWFRPLPPHVVQAIKRLELERSHP
- a CDS encoding cation-translocating P-type ATPase; amino-acid sequence: MTKTLFPSNGLSSAEAAQRFLRNGPNETHDTTGRTFWRLALEVLREPMFLLLFACGVLYWVLGDQQEALILLGFVFFIMTITITQDWKTERALTALRDLSSPRAVVVRDGIQHRIPGREVVVGDLLILSEGDRVAADARVVSASHLAVDESLLTGESVPVSKRPDDESVSFVYASTLIVQGQGMAHVSATGSSTEVGKIGVALQSLPAEPTPLQKETHALVARLAVGALILSAAVVVVYGITRGDWLNGLLAGLTLAMAILPNEFPLVLILFLSLGAWRLSRKNVLTRRMGAVETLGAATVLCVDKTGTLTQNRMSLHTLHSAGETHRMDQGTIPPHLHALIETSLRASQPNPVDPMEKALFLLAPPRTNDSPHGRPDWVRVHEYPLSRGLQAMSNLWTQSGSPLAFAAAKGAPEAIFDLCHLTEDERHPLLKVLKSLTGEGLRVLGVAQAEPPAESRPTNQHDFDFQFMGLLGFSDPVRPGVPQAVADAQKAGLRVVMITGDHPGTALQVAREIGLADAGAVVTGSELAPLSEKDLRSLVRTVSVFARVVPEQKLRLVQALKANGEIVVMTGDGVNDAPALKAAHIGIAMGERGTDVAREAADLVLLDDNFASLVAGVRLGRRVFDNLKKGLAYILAVHIPIAGMTLIPVALKWPLILLPVHIAFLHLIIDPAGSVVFESEREENAIMSRPPRKSTEPLFSRSLWITCLLQGGIVLVVVMTLYAVALYRGRPVDEARAITFTALIVANLGLIFANRSWTRAGWGKGLFRNASLWWVTLGAALFLALVLAIPALRTLFHFSKLNSRDLFVCVLAGTASVAWPEIFKKKKGHL
- a CDS encoding HEAT repeat domain-containing protein, producing MGFPNYFSGIILVFLISACSTGRPTLPVLVKQMRHSDPAVRVRAMGHLPSYGADGVVAVPLLVENFRNRQEPVHRSAERAFVALGVPGAHALSGLLSDTDSWVRCRAASALIPMGASAEIAVPALVEALRDRDFCVSEKAVLALGAIGEPAVPSLLEALKSTNAMARKGASAALGLMNEAVHAQVAGTLLPSLLSSDEFIRGEAAMRITHMGKIGVPVFLKALKEKDVDLRQRAVDGLGEIGLPRPDVVDALITLFKDSQRTLRLKASVVLGQLGQKDDAVYKTVASLLVSKDKEILLGTLRALGNMGGVAEPSIPQFVFFLEESKDPDLRNEAAESLIRMGTAASMSAAERYTRGHYRRPSINE